In [Leptolyngbya] sp. PCC 7376, a genomic segment contains:
- a CDS encoding PP2C family protein-serine/threonine phosphatase, whose product MTSTSSIQPPANRSGSQHQESRLVALSHQPKAEVVSADPIQEDVEFLKAQIAKLSREQTKIQDLLSSLGFALRSFNNLNQFLELTPLISARVSDADGGVLLTFTKEGRIRLEAIYCGQGEGIDVIKKTFEKLESLGSGNTEALELDELDDWLQSALENVAILHSTSILVKNIERGRLFIFSTSENYIWDITRRKLVQLVADQTAVAIANNDLTRKLRQKEKQDRELEIASEIQNHLLPRECPRISGLALAAECRNAYRVGGDYYDFIPSNYDRVRHQDDPKLVQCVPWSIVIGDVMGKGVPAGLIMTMTRGMLRAEVLNRHTPAQVLSHLNRVMYPDLDNSHRFVTLFYSEYDPVSRKLSFCNAAHHPPLLWRAQTDTIEQLDTWGMLIGLDMDSKYEEGEVTLEPGDIILYYTDGFTDAVNAHGDRFDEANLYESFQTACRTHNNPNEIVDALFKKVSQFTYPKIRNSDDMTLVVVQVQSETVKPCQ is encoded by the coding sequence GTGACCTCAACCTCTAGCATCCAGCCTCCAGCCAATAGATCGGGCTCTCAGCACCAAGAGTCACGGTTAGTCGCACTTAGTCATCAACCAAAGGCAGAAGTCGTGTCCGCAGACCCTATTCAAGAGGATGTCGAATTTCTCAAGGCCCAAATTGCGAAGCTCAGTCGCGAACAGACCAAAATTCAAGATCTTTTGAGTTCCTTAGGTTTTGCACTCCGCAGTTTTAATAATCTCAATCAATTTTTAGAATTAACGCCACTCATCTCAGCACGAGTTTCCGATGCCGATGGGGGCGTATTATTGACCTTCACGAAAGAGGGTCGCATCCGTCTCGAAGCGATTTACTGTGGTCAGGGCGAAGGTATTGATGTCATTAAAAAGACTTTTGAAAAATTAGAGAGTCTCGGCTCTGGTAACACTGAAGCACTAGAATTAGATGAGCTTGATGATTGGTTACAGTCAGCGTTAGAAAATGTAGCTATCCTGCATAGCACATCAATTCTTGTTAAAAATATAGAGCGCGGTAGACTCTTCATTTTTAGTACCAGCGAAAATTATATTTGGGATATTACGCGCCGTAAATTGGTGCAGTTAGTCGCTGATCAAACTGCTGTGGCGATCGCCAACAATGATCTCACTCGCAAGTTACGGCAAAAAGAGAAGCAAGACCGCGAATTGGAAATCGCTTCCGAAATCCAAAATCATCTGTTGCCTCGCGAATGTCCTCGTATTAGTGGCTTGGCGCTCGCCGCTGAATGCCGCAATGCCTATCGAGTTGGGGGTGATTACTACGACTTTATCCCTTCGAATTATGACCGAGTGCGTCACCAAGACGACCCCAAACTTGTGCAATGTGTCCCTTGGAGCATTGTGATCGGTGACGTCATGGGTAAAGGTGTGCCAGCTGGTTTGATTATGACCATGACGCGGGGGATGCTGCGGGCAGAAGTCCTCAATCGTCACACTCCCGCACAGGTACTCTCTCACCTGAATCGGGTGATGTATCCCGACCTCGACAACTCCCACCGTTTTGTCACCCTATTTTATTCTGAGTACGACCCAGTCAGCCGTAAATTATCTTTCTGTAATGCGGCTCACCATCCACCTCTCCTCTGGCGTGCGCAAACCGATACCATTGAGCAACTCGATACCTGGGGAATGCTAATCGGTCTAGATATGGACTCCAAATATGAGGAAGGGGAAGTCACCCTAGAGCCAGGCGATATTATTTTGTATTACACCGATGGGTTCACAGATGCGGTAAATGCCCACGGCGATCGCTTCGATGAAGCAAATCTCTATGAGAGTTTCCAAACGGCCTGCCGCACCCACAATAATCCTAATGAAATTGTCGATGCGCTGTTTAAAAAAGTCAGTCAATTCACTTATCCAAAGATCCGCAATAGTGATGATATGACTCTCGTGGTTGTACAGGTACAATCGGAAACTGTTAAACCCTGTCAGTAG
- a CDS encoding glycosyltransferase family 2 protein: MLVYISVVIPTYNRKPILTKCLNALEHQQVPEELQNEGYEIVVVDDGSTDGTVEWLQTDANSYPHVRLFEQAHKGAAAARNLGVEQAQGDIIIFIDSDLVVTETFLAAHLEGLRQGKRKLRSDRLFTYGRVINTANFEEPTAEPYKLTDYSAAYFATGNVAIARKWLLEAGLFDLGFQLYGWEDLELGVRLKKLGLTLIKCPDAVGYHWHPPFSLEQIPKLIDQEIQRGKMGVVFYEKHPTWEVRMMIQMTVLHRILWGILSLGGWLNEKRLKPLLSWLIKRGNSQLALEVARIFLNWYNVQGVYAAYREARSSS; encoded by the coding sequence ATTTTGGTTTATATCAGCGTTGTGATTCCGACATACAACCGCAAACCGATTTTGACAAAATGCCTCAATGCCCTCGAACACCAGCAAGTCCCTGAAGAGTTACAAAATGAGGGCTACGAAATTGTCGTGGTGGATGACGGCTCAACAGATGGCACCGTTGAATGGCTCCAGACTGACGCAAATTCATATCCTCATGTCCGACTATTTGAGCAGGCCCATAAAGGTGCCGCCGCTGCCCGCAATCTTGGAGTAGAGCAAGCGCAGGGCGACATTATTATTTTTATTGATAGCGACTTAGTTGTTACCGAAACGTTTCTCGCTGCTCACCTCGAAGGTCTTCGTCAGGGCAAACGTAAACTCCGCAGCGATCGCCTCTTCACCTATGGCCGCGTGATCAATACCGCTAATTTTGAGGAACCCACCGCTGAACCTTATAAATTGACCGATTATTCAGCTGCTTATTTTGCGACAGGCAATGTGGCGATCGCCCGCAAATGGCTCCTCGAAGCAGGCCTCTTTGATCTTGGCTTTCAGCTCTACGGCTGGGAAGATCTCGAACTCGGTGTACGTCTCAAAAAACTAGGCCTCACCCTAATTAAATGTCCCGATGCCGTGGGCTACCATTGGCATCCTCCGTTTAGCTTGGAGCAAATCCCAAAACTCATCGACCAAGAAATTCAGCGCGGCAAGATGGGTGTTGTTTTCTATGAAAAGCATCCTACCTGGGAAGTTCGCATGATGATTCAGATGACTGTCTTACACCGTATCCTCTGGGGGATTCTTTCTCTCGGTGGTTGGCTCAATGAAAAACGTCTGAAGCCCCTTCTCAGCTGGCTCATTAAACGTGGCAATTCTCAGCTTGCCCTCGAAGTCGCCCGTATTTTTCTCAATTGGTATAACGTCCAAGGAGTTTACGCGGCCTACCGTGAAGCTCGTAGCTCCTCATAA
- a CDS encoding alkene reductase — protein MTTSSPKFLESFDLKGLALQNRVAMAPMTRARAGKERIPNELMAEYYAQRAATGLIITEATTISPQANGWNESPGIYSDAMVEGWKKITEAIHAKGSKVFMQLWHCGRASHSSFHGGKPAIAPSAIKIEDEEGLIHTPNGKQPYEVPRAIETEEIPLIVEEYRLAAERAKAAGLDGIEVHSANGYLLDTFLQSKTNHRTDEYGGSIENRFRMLSEVLKAVLTVWDSERVGVRLSPNGMFNDMGSPDYREQFLYAAKQLNQYNLAYLHVMDGLAFGFHELGDPMTLDEFREAYDGVLIGNCGYDQLSAEAAIASGKADMIAIGRPFISNPDLIARYANDWELNPPADVTTWSAPGSAGYTDFPTYQSV, from the coding sequence ATGACGACATCTTCCCCAAAGTTTCTCGAATCTTTTGATCTCAAAGGTTTAGCGTTACAGAATCGTGTTGCGATGGCTCCGATGACAAGGGCGCGGGCAGGAAAAGAGCGTATTCCGAATGAACTGATGGCGGAATACTATGCGCAGCGGGCAGCCACAGGACTGATTATCACAGAGGCCACTACAATTTCTCCCCAAGCGAATGGTTGGAATGAATCCCCTGGTATTTATAGCGACGCGATGGTCGAGGGTTGGAAGAAAATCACAGAGGCCATTCATGCTAAGGGCAGTAAGGTTTTTATGCAGCTCTGGCATTGTGGTCGGGCTTCCCACAGTTCGTTTCATGGTGGGAAACCGGCGATCGCCCCATCTGCAATCAAAATTGAGGATGAGGAGGGATTGATCCACACGCCTAATGGCAAACAGCCCTATGAAGTGCCTCGCGCCATCGAAACAGAAGAAATCCCTTTGATTGTTGAAGAATATCGTCTTGCGGCGGAACGTGCCAAGGCAGCGGGTTTAGACGGCATCGAAGTTCACTCAGCCAATGGCTATTTGCTCGATACTTTTTTGCAGTCGAAAACTAATCACCGGACTGATGAATACGGCGGTAGTATTGAAAATCGTTTTCGGATGTTATCGGAAGTTCTCAAAGCTGTGTTGACTGTTTGGGATTCTGAGCGTGTCGGTGTTCGTCTCTCCCCGAATGGCATGTTTAATGACATGGGTTCGCCGGATTATCGAGAGCAGTTTCTCTATGCCGCAAAGCAGTTAAATCAATACAATTTGGCCTATCTTCATGTGATGGATGGTTTGGCATTTGGCTTCCATGAGCTGGGTGACCCAATGACCCTTGATGAATTTCGTGAGGCCTATGATGGCGTACTCATCGGCAATTGTGGCTATGACCAACTCAGTGCGGAAGCGGCGATCGCTTCGGGTAAGGCTGACATGATTGCGATTGGTCGTCCATTTATTAGTAACCCAGATTTAATTGCGCGATATGCCAACGATTGGGAGCTAAATCCCCCTGCGGATGTGACAACTTGGTCAGCTCCAGGTTCGGCTGGCTACACTGATTTCCCGACCTATCAATCCGTATAG
- a CDS encoding LuxR C-terminal-related transcriptional regulator — MTHPLKFLFESLQQLKSEQDLQTNFAAKIGDYFEAKRRGILFFDQLPLANKKLQKAIETGLSVNKNPVLRYLTERHTPVHEALVTSPKVWTMICPRPDHWHVMAGPIVSNNQLVGVIGCTREQSMPAFDEQNLADLSAICLHVSVWVAARRSPQKPLCTERLTSRELQIAELVALGKTNAEIGTELWITENSVKQALKRIFRKLEVSSRAAMVRQIYATQ; from the coding sequence ATGACCCATCCCCTAAAATTTTTATTTGAATCTCTCCAGCAGCTTAAGAGCGAACAGGATTTGCAGACTAATTTTGCTGCCAAAATCGGTGACTATTTTGAGGCAAAGCGTCGAGGCATTCTATTTTTTGATCAATTACCTTTAGCAAATAAAAAACTACAAAAAGCGATAGAAACCGGGTTGTCAGTAAACAAGAATCCAGTGTTGCGCTATCTCACAGAACGTCATACGCCAGTGCATGAGGCTTTGGTTACATCCCCAAAAGTTTGGACAATGATTTGTCCTCGACCTGATCATTGGCATGTTATGGCGGGACCGATCGTTAGTAATAATCAATTAGTTGGCGTTATCGGCTGCACTCGTGAACAGTCAATGCCCGCTTTTGATGAGCAGAATTTAGCTGATTTGAGTGCAATTTGCTTACACGTATCTGTCTGGGTTGCAGCCCGGCGATCACCGCAAAAACCTCTTTGTACAGAGCGGCTCACTTCCCGTGAATTACAAATTGCTGAATTGGTTGCTTTGGGAAAAACAAATGCTGAAATTGGCACTGAACTTTGGATCACAGAAAATTCGGTAAAACAGGCTCTGAAACGGATATTTCGTAAGCTTGAGGTATCTTCTCGTGCGGCAATGGTGAGACAGATTTATGCAACGCAGTAA
- a CDS encoding sulfurtransferase — MSHYAHPEALADTQWLMDHLSNPLVRIVEVDMSLDSHKDNHIPGAIFWNVFADLLQPDHSINLDPAAIARLLSRSGITPKTTVIAYGSYPGTGAWIFWLLKLFGHEKVLVLNGGHQKWVAENRPVTSELSEFAPTQYPQKTINSSLRVLQAEVQASLEQPDCILLDVRSQEEYRGEIYLLQPPKEDERGGHIPGAIHLEHALTLNEDSTFKSPAELSNLYNSSGITAEKEVFPYCAIGGRSAYIWFVLKYLLGYPKVRNYDGSWNEWSRLPNVPIEQ, encoded by the coding sequence ATGTCCCATTACGCTCACCCCGAAGCTTTGGCAGATACACAATGGTTAATGGATCATCTCAGTAATCCGTTGGTGCGTATTGTAGAAGTCGATATGAGTCTAGATTCCCACAAGGATAATCATATTCCCGGTGCAATTTTTTGGAACGTTTTTGCAGATTTACTTCAGCCTGACCACAGTATCAATCTCGATCCTGCGGCGATCGCTCGCTTACTTTCACGCTCAGGTATTACCCCAAAGACAACGGTTATTGCCTACGGTAGCTATCCTGGCACAGGGGCATGGATTTTTTGGTTATTGAAACTTTTCGGTCACGAAAAAGTATTGGTGCTGAACGGCGGGCATCAAAAGTGGGTAGCCGAGAATCGCCCTGTAACCTCAGAACTTTCTGAGTTTGCCCCTACGCAATATCCTCAAAAAACAATTAATTCGAGTCTGAGAGTGCTTCAAGCCGAAGTACAAGCTTCTTTGGAACAGCCAGATTGCATTTTGCTAGATGTTCGTAGCCAAGAAGAATATCGAGGCGAAATATATTTGCTGCAACCGCCGAAAGAGGATGAACGAGGCGGGCATATACCCGGTGCGATTCATCTCGAACATGCGTTGACATTAAATGAAGATAGCACTTTCAAATCTCCGGCAGAATTAAGCAATCTCTACAATAGTAGTGGCATTACAGCGGAGAAAGAAGTGTTTCCTTACTGCGCTATTGGGGGACGTTCTGCATATATTTGGTTTGTTCTAAAATACTTGCTCGGATATCCTAAGGTGCGAAATTATGATGGTTCTTGGAATGAGTGGAGTCGTTTACCCAATGTCCCAATCGAGCAATAA